From the Ilumatobacteraceae bacterium genome, the window GTTGAGGGCCGCCATCATGTCTTTCATCCGAGCCATGTCGTCGGGCGTCATGTTCTGCATCCCGTCCGACATCTGGTCGACCGCCTGCTGCATGAGCTGCTCGCGCAGCTGATCGAGCATCTGCTCGAAACGACGCTGCGCCTCGGCCGACTCGAAGTCGTACGCGCTGAGCTCCCTGACCTTGCCGGCCAGGTCGTTCGGCATCAGGTCGAGGCGCATGTTCCGCTCGGCAGCGGTCGTGCGGGCCGCGTCGGCGCGACGCTCGTCACCGCTCGTCTCGGCGTCACGCACCGCATTGTCGATCGCGTGTCGCTCCTCGTCGATGATGTCGTCGAGTTGATCCGCGATCTCGTCGTAGACGCCACCGAGATTCGAGCGGTCGAGCCGGTCCTGGCGCTCCTCGCGCAGGCGCTCCATCATCTGGCGAAGGCCGTCGAGCCGGTTCCCGTCGGCATCACGCATGCCTTCCTGCATCATGCGACGGAGCGCCGCGTTGACGTCGCCGTGGTACAGCAGCTCATCGGTCAACTGGTCGAAGAGCAGGTCGGCGTCGAGATCGAAGCCGCGCTGCGTCCCGTCCCACCGCGAATAGCTGAACCGGGGTGCCATCCGGCCACCGTACCGCGGCCTGCGACGGTGGACCCGACGGGGCACGGCGGCAGCATGAACCCTGGGTGACGAGCGAATCCGATCGCCCGATCGGCCGTCAGGACTCCCTAGGCTGCACGGCATGCGTGTCCCCCGCACGTTCGCGTTTCTCGACCTGAGCGGCTTCACCAACTACACCGCCGCCTACGGCGACGACGCGGCCGGCCGCATCCTCGGCATGTTCCGCACACTCGTCCGCGAGGTGGCCTCCGACCGCGGGGTCCGAATCGCCAAGTGGCTCGGCGACGGCTGCATGGTCGTCGGGGTCGAGCAACTGGCGGTGATCGAGTTCGTCACCGAGCTCGAACGGCGAGCCTCGTCGGTGTGCGCACCGCTGCAACTCCGGGCGGGCGTCGCCACCGGGCGGGCACTCCTGTTCGAAGGCGACGACTACATCGGGTCTGCCGTCAACATGGCCGCCCGGCTGTGTGACCACGCCCAGAACGTCGACGTGCTCATGCCGACGATGCATCTCGATCGGTTGCCCGAAGGTGTCAGCGCCGAACCGTTCGGCGAGGTCGAGCTGCGAGGGTTCCCGGGCAAGCTCGACATCGTCCGACTGACCGGTGCACCACCGGCGATCGCGATGAGCGACGTGTCCGAACTCTGGACCCGCGACATCCTCTGAACGACGGGTCCGTTCGTTCGGCACCCGCGGCGGTAGCCACGGGCACCGAACGACGAACTCGTGACCGATCAGTCGGTCGTCAGACAGATCGCGTACACGAGGATCCGGTTGTTGTCCGCGATGTTGAACGCGTTCGACGTCGTCCATCCGGCCGGAGCATCACCGTCGGCGCCCGAGGGGTACGACAGGTAGTCCTGATCGGCGAACGCACCGGTCGGCGAGACGCGCGTGGCGGCCCCACCGGTCAGGTGGTCGCCGACGTCGCAGGCGGCCACGGGTGCCGCGTACGTACCGGGTCCGCAGCTCCCAGCGCCTCCGGTGTCGCAGTCGAACATCGCGGTCGAGATGTAGGTGCTCACGCTCCCTCCAGCCGGGATGTCGGCGATCGCATCGTCGACCTCGGACTTCGTGTAGACGTCGGCTTTGGCGTAGACGTCGGCGGCGTCCGCCTTGGCGGCGAACGCATCATCGACCTGGGCCTTGGTGTAGTACCGCTCGTCGAGATCCTGGTCGGACGAGAAGCCGAAGACGTCGATCACGACGTCGACGGTGCCGAACTGGTTGAACAGCGTGATCGCACCGTCGGCGGACAGCGCCGTCGTGATGAAGTTCGGCGTCGGCGGCTGGCCGGCGAGGTAGTTCAGGCTCGAGGTCCCCGGGTTCGAGGCGTCCGACGGCCAGATCGACAGGAACGAATCGTTCGACGGGTTGAGTGCGATCACGTTGATGCTGACCGCGTCGGCCTCGGTCGGGATCGAACACTCGCCGTTGTCACCGTGCACCTGCACGACGACCTCCTCCGCTGCGGCGAGCGGTGTCGCACGCGAGCCGATCTGATCGGGGCCCAGCCGCGTGTCGGTCAGGCGGCAGGGGGTGATCGCCTGGTAGGTCGATGACGTGCCGCTGGTTCCGGCCGCGGCGACGCCGAGTCCGCTGACGGCGAGGGCCGCTGCCAGCCCTCCGACGATCCACTTGGCGGTCCGATCGAATTTCTTCATGGTTCAGTTCTCCTCTGAGGTCGAGGGACGAACGTACGGCCGGGCGACGGCTCGATGGTGGACCCCGAGAATTGAATGCCGACCGCCACGACCTGCTATCGGAGCCCGTCCCCTGACACACTCGGCGGATGCATCCCGCCCGCCTCGTCATCGTCGGTGGCCTGCCCGGGGCCGGCAAGACCACGCGTGCGATCGAGCTCGCCGACCGCTTCGGTGCGGTCCGCCTGTCGCCCGACGACTGGCTCGAACGGCTCGGCATCGACATCTGGGACGAAGGTGCCCGATCGCGCACCGAGCGGATCCAGGCGGACCTGACGGTCGATCTCCTCCGGATCGGGGCGAGCGTGATCATCGAGTGGGGGACGTGGATGCGGTCCGAGCGGGAGGCACTCCGTGACTCGGCACGCCGAGCCGGCGCGCTCGTGCATCTCGAGTTCATGGACGCGCCCCTCGACGTGCTGTGGGAGCGCGTGCGCTCACGCGGACGAGAGCAGGAGGTCGGCGCTCGTGCGATCACCCGCGACGACCTGGTGATCTGGTCGGACCGGGTCGAGCGGCCGGGCGACGACGAGCTGGTCGGCTACGACCCGCTGCCACCGGTCGTCGCCGGCGAACGGCCCGGTTCGGCCGGGTACCCGTACGGCAACTGCCTCCCGCGCAGCCGCGTCCGGTGACGCTCCCCGGCCGGGAGATCCCGCTCCTGCCGGATCCGCGACACCCGCGTTCGCCTCAGGATCGACCCTGAGGCGGACGGTCTCAGCGTCGACCGCGGTAGGTGGCGCTGCTGCCGGAATCGTCCTTGTTGAGGCGCTTGCTCAGATGGAGCCCCTCGAGCACGAACTCCACGGCAGCGGCGATCGACGCAGCCGAGGCATCGCCCGCCGTCAGTGCGCCGACGGGTTCTCGCAGTGCCGGGACCTGCTCGACCAGCGCCGCCAGCTCGTCGCTGGTCATGTCTTCGCCGGTGTGGACGACGAGCCCGGCTTCGAACGCATCGACGATCGGCGTCGTGTGCGACGGGTCGACCCGCTCCTTGAAGACGGTGAGCACCGCGCCCTTGACGAGCGAGTCGAAGATGACGCCTTCGCGCCCGTCTTCGAGCGCCTCGATCTCGATCTTGCCGATCGAACTGGCGGCCAACGCATCGAGATCGTCGACGCGGGCGACGATCGAGTGTTCGCCGCCGCGCAACCCCCGCCGGAGGGCATTGGCGGCGAGCGCCTCGTAGTTGGAGACGCTGAGACGCACGCTCACGCCGCTGCGCTGATTGACGTGGTTGCTGGCCCGCGCGAGCTGGCTGAAGTTGGCGACGACCTCACCCAGGTACTCGGGCACGGTGACGCCGACGGTCTCGCCGATCGACAGCGGGCGCGCCTCCTGGGTCATGATCTCGTACTCCAGCTCGGCGTCGAGCGGGTAGTGCGTACGG encodes:
- a CDS encoding adenylate/guanylate cyclase domain-containing protein; the encoded protein is MRVPRTFAFLDLSGFTNYTAAYGDDAAGRILGMFRTLVREVASDRGVRIAKWLGDGCMVVGVEQLAVIEFVTELERRASSVCAPLQLRAGVATGRALLFEGDDYIGSAVNMAARLCDHAQNVDVLMPTMHLDRLPEGVSAEPFGEVELRGFPGKLDIVRLTGAPPAIAMSDVSELWTRDIL
- a CDS encoding ATP-binding protein, with protein sequence MHPARLVIVGGLPGAGKTTRAIELADRFGAVRLSPDDWLERLGIDIWDEGARSRTERIQADLTVDLLRIGASVIIEWGTWMRSEREALRDSARRAGALVHLEFMDAPLDVLWERVRSRGREQEVGARAITRDDLVIWSDRVERPGDDELVGYDPLPPVVAGERPGSAGYPYGNCLPRSRVR